One window of Terriglobales bacterium genomic DNA carries:
- a CDS encoding glycosyltransferase family 39 protein, with protein MRAWLRQHAIFLLVFTLAGLALRLVFLWKFRFLAGDSFIYGDLARNWMQHHAYAMTEDGALAPTLIRLPGYPLFLVAIWSIFGIEHYTAVMVAQILLDLGTCFVVAEVARETAGGRAARIAFALCALCVFFANYDATALTEPLAIFFAALALLGAVKGLDRLREQRWVTWWTVCGLATGAGVILRPDGGILLAAIGLYLLLWTIRQGDVRRVVAAGLLVAALGLAPLVPWTIRNHRVFGQFQPLAPRYANNPNEYAPTGFYSWVRTWIVDYISVEDIFWHVPGEELDASKLPARAIDSEPQRLQTLRLFETYNQSLKMPPELDTQFRALAEQRIAANRLRYYLWLPLLRVADMWLRPRTEALPLNSRWWEFRDDPRGSAIGTALGAANLALIVLAIVGAVRGQVRFAGIMLLWIVLRSAFLSTLENPEPRYVLECYPAVLVFAAAVFRRNNQTP; from the coding sequence GTGCGCGCATGGCTGCGCCAACACGCCATTTTCTTGCTCGTCTTCACCCTGGCCGGGCTGGCCCTACGGCTGGTGTTCCTGTGGAAATTCCGCTTCCTCGCCGGGGACTCGTTCATTTACGGCGACCTCGCCAGGAACTGGATGCAGCACCACGCCTACGCCATGACCGAGGACGGCGCTCTGGCGCCCACCTTGATCCGCCTACCGGGATACCCGCTGTTCCTGGTGGCGATCTGGTCCATCTTCGGGATCGAGCACTACACCGCGGTGATGGTGGCGCAGATCCTGCTCGACCTGGGCACCTGTTTTGTGGTGGCGGAAGTGGCGCGGGAGACGGCGGGAGGGCGCGCGGCGCGTATCGCCTTCGCCCTCTGCGCCCTGTGCGTTTTCTTCGCCAATTACGATGCCACAGCTCTCACCGAACCGCTGGCGATCTTCTTCGCTGCATTGGCACTGCTGGGAGCGGTAAAGGGGTTGGATCGGCTGCGCGAGCAACGCTGGGTGACGTGGTGGACGGTGTGCGGGCTGGCGACCGGCGCCGGCGTCATCCTGCGGCCGGATGGCGGCATCCTGCTGGCGGCGATCGGCTTGTACCTCTTGCTGTGGACGATACGGCAGGGCGACGTCCGGCGGGTGGTGGCCGCGGGCCTTCTGGTGGCGGCGTTGGGGCTGGCGCCCCTGGTGCCCTGGACCATCCGCAATCACCGGGTCTTCGGCCAGTTCCAGCCCCTGGCGCCGCGCTACGCCAACAATCCCAACGAATACGCCCCGACCGGCTTCTACTCCTGGGTGCGCACCTGGATCGTGGACTACATCTCGGTCGAGGACATCTTCTGGCACGTGCCCGGCGAAGAATTGGACGCCAGCAAGCTGCCGGCGCGCGCCATCGATTCGGAGCCACAGCGGCTCCAAACCCTGAGGCTCTTCGAGACCTACAACCAGTCGCTGAAGATGCCACCGGAGCTGGACACGCAGTTCCGGGCGCTGGCTGAACAGCGCATCGCAGCAAACCGCTTGCGTTATTACCTCTGGCTCCCACTCCTGCGGGTGGCGGACATGTGGCTGCGGCCGCGCACGGAGGCCCTGCCGCTCAACAGCCGCTGGTGGGAGTTCCGTGACGATCCCAGGGGTTCCGCGATCGGCACGGCGCTGGGCGCAGCGAACCTGGCGCTGATCGTGCTGGCCATCGTGGGCGCAGTGCGGGGGCAGGTGCGCTTCGCCGGCATCATGCTGCTGTGGATCGTGCTCCGCTCGGCGTTCCTCTCCACCCTGGAGAATCCGGAGCCCAGGTATGTGCTGGAGTGCTATCCCGCGGTGCTGGTCTTCGCGGCGGCAGTGTTCCGCAGAAACAACCAGACGCCCTGA